One part of the Pandoraea faecigallinarum genome encodes these proteins:
- a CDS encoding 5-(carboxyamino)imidazole ribonucleotide synthase yields MNSASAAPVLPGQWLGMLGGGQLGRMFCFAAQSMGYKVCVLDPDPRCPAGAVADRLIVADYRDETALTELATLCPAVSTEFENVPAQSLDFLARTTTVSPAGRCVAIAQDRVAEKRFIESCGVPVAPHLVIESNEALAAIGDSAIESVLPGILKTARLGYDGKGQVRVNTAAEAREAYAALGGVPCVLEKRLALAFEVSVLSARGADGAVATYPLAQNVHIDGILATTTVPAPDAAPAIADAARAAAAAIASQMDYVGVLCVEFFILKDGSLVANEMAPRPHNSGHYTIDACASSQFDQQVRAMAGLPLGETRQHSPAVMLNVLGDVWFEGPAKDRARVPAWADVVALPSARLHLYGKEDARVGRKMGHITFAGASLDEARHACVTAAASLDIPLED; encoded by the coding sequence GCCCAGTCGATGGGTTACAAGGTTTGCGTGCTGGACCCGGACCCGCGTTGTCCGGCCGGCGCCGTGGCCGATCGACTGATCGTCGCGGACTATCGCGACGAAACGGCCCTGACCGAGCTGGCCACGCTATGTCCGGCCGTCTCGACCGAGTTCGAGAACGTGCCGGCGCAGTCGCTCGACTTCCTGGCCCGAACCACGACCGTGAGCCCCGCCGGGCGCTGCGTCGCGATTGCGCAGGATCGTGTCGCGGAGAAGCGTTTCATCGAAAGTTGCGGCGTGCCTGTCGCGCCGCATCTGGTGATCGAATCGAACGAAGCGCTCGCCGCCATCGGCGATTCGGCCATCGAGAGCGTGTTGCCCGGCATTCTCAAGACGGCACGCCTGGGCTACGACGGTAAGGGGCAGGTGCGCGTGAACACCGCGGCCGAAGCCCGCGAGGCCTATGCCGCGCTCGGTGGCGTGCCGTGCGTGCTGGAAAAGCGCCTGGCACTGGCCTTCGAAGTCTCGGTGCTGAGCGCTCGCGGTGCCGATGGTGCGGTGGCCACGTATCCGCTCGCGCAGAACGTGCACATCGACGGTATTCTCGCGACCACCACTGTCCCCGCGCCCGATGCGGCGCCGGCCATTGCCGACGCCGCACGCGCGGCGGCCGCAGCGATTGCGTCGCAAATGGATTATGTGGGCGTGCTGTGCGTCGAGTTCTTCATCCTGAAGGACGGCTCGCTCGTGGCAAACGAAATGGCGCCGCGCCCGCACAACAGCGGTCACTACACGATCGATGCCTGCGCATCGAGCCAGTTCGATCAGCAGGTGCGCGCGATGGCCGGACTGCCGCTCGGCGAGACACGCCAGCATTCGCCTGCGGTGATGCTCAACGTGCTGGGCGACGTCTGGTTCGAAGGTCCTGCAAAGGACCGGGCGCGAGTGCCCGCGTGGGCCGACGTGGTGGCGCTGCCTTCCGCCCGCCTGCATCTCTACGGCAAGGAAGACGCGCGCGTGGGCCGCAAGATGGGGCACATCACGTTCGCCGGGGCCTCGCTCGACGAAGCGCGGCACGCCTGCGTGACGGCAGCGGCGAGCCTCGATATCCCGCTGGAAGA